One Penaeus vannamei isolate JL-2024 chromosome 38, ASM4276789v1, whole genome shotgun sequence genomic window, TTGAATACAAGTAACCCTGTTGATTGTCAAtgtaaaataaagatgaaaagtttattgttttttatgttgccTTGTAATTGAAATTATGTTTTTTGTGGTCATTCCTTTGCCTGTCTCTTTGTACtgccgcacacacgcgcacgcacacacacacacagacgccagTCAGCAATCCCGTTTTTGCCCGACTGTATCTAGCACATTATTCTATGAAACATAATAGCATTTTGGAATAAGACTTTTCTAATGGTCTTGGGGCTCAGTAGCTTTCCTAAATGAAGAACGATCTATGGTTTAAACTCCCTGGCCGAAGGTTTGTAACCTTTTGGAAGAGACTAAAGTGTTGGGACAAggtaaggtgtatatatattatatatacatgtaaatatatatgtatatgtacatatatatacacacacacacacacatacacacacacacacacattatatatatatatatatatatatatatatatatatatatatatatatatatatatatatatatatatacacatacatgtatatatataatatatatatatagtgtgtgagaAGAAATGCAAGAAATTCTCGGTAAACCCTAAGAAAGGGGCGTTCATTATGCAAGCCAAGAACCTTGGGACATTTAAAGAGGTCCTTTGGAAGGTTATGAACCTGAAACAACACGTCATCGTGAGCGTCTGCCCCAAATTGATGTACCTTGTAACAAAAGTGGTTCCCGATGAGGAGCAGACCGCCCAGGCGCCCGTTGCTAAGCGCCCTCATGATGGGGCCGAGATGGGTCCTCGGAAGAAGCTGAGGAAGGCTGAAGGCAGAGAGCAGGAGGCTCCACGGAAGGAGAAGACCCCCCGATCCTCTGAAAAGCGCCATCACCACAGGGCCGACGAGGTCTCTCACAAGGTGAGGAAGGATGAAGGCAGAGAGCACAAAGAGGAGGGCAAGCAGAAGCCTGTCAAAATCATTCTGCCtggagagcaggagaagaggcAGCCTCAAATTGTTTTAGCACAGCAGAAGCTACCCCGCCCGGATCCGCAGAAAAAAATCAGTCACTCTAAGACTGCTTCCAGAGGTTGAGATCATTATCCTTCAGCGACGCGTCTAAACATCGAAGCCCAACGCGTGACGATATCAGCGTTTTGAACCAACTGTGCGCCGATTTTGCACTTCCCGTCCTCTCCCGTGAGGAGCTCAAGACATATATGGGGAAGAGGCCCGAGGCGTTGGGCGAGGGCGCTTCTGGGAAGGCCTTTATGAACAAGGAAAAGATGCTGGTGGTGAAATTTGCAGCATGTATCGAAATTTACCGAACCATTATCACAGAGGCATTTATAATGTAGCTCTTTTCTGAATATCACACTGGCTTTCAGCGCCTCGTCGGCCTCTGCCCAAAGAAACTAGGTCTCGTGACCGAGTACGCAGGCCATTCCCTAGACTACCATGCTCGCTTAGGCAAGCTGGACATGAACCACAAGTTCTCCATCTTGACGCAGCTGTGCAAGATCCTTTCGGACTTGCACCAGCACGGCTTCGTCCATAATGACGTCAAGATGCAGAACGCGTGTTTCAGGCTGACCGCGTCGGGCCCCGTGGTGACCCTTATCGACTTCGGGGTCACCATGCCGCCCCGCcagagagtaagggaggataTTGCTAGTCCTGACATCTTCAGGGTCGGCCAGTTCCTGCGCCGACTCTTTGAAGGCCAGCAGCTGCCACCCCTGCTCAACAGCTGGTACACTAGGAGCCAGTCCAGAGGCCAGAGTGAGTACAGTGACCTGTCCCTGTTGGTGAAGTTCGTGGAGGAGCAGAGATCATCGCATCTCCGCTTTGGCCGCTGATGACGGGCCATGGCCCAGAAGCCACACCTTATGGGCGTCTGTCCGGAAGCCAAGCTCTCATTTTGGGCTTTGCTGGTCGCGGTAGAAAGTAGTGACTGGCTGAACCTCGTTCGCACTCGCAAgaaattgttgttattgatgtgcATATTGCATCAACGTGAACAGAATAAGGTTGAACAAGGTATGTCGATCAATTCCAGATTCCTGTTCAGAAAGTGTTTCTTCAAGCTTTTCAACACTTTCAGGGGACCGTTGCCTTGAGGTAGTTGCGAGAAGGAAAGTAATTTCAACTTTTATAGTGTATCAACTATATGTTATATTCATGATGATTTTGAGAATTCGTCAGTACATCCTGATGGAGATCCCGCAATACGTGGCCCTTACATTATAGAGTTTTTGTCACTTACATTTAGTCAGTACACCTTTCTGTTAGTCCCTCCGTAGCTATCGCAAGGTTGCTCAACACAATTCACGCGAATTAATGGATTATGAAGCCAAATAGAACGTGTAGAAGTTGGATTTGATGTAAATACTGACTCTTCAGGATTGTCGACACCATTATATctcaaaaaaaatatttattgggGAGATTCAAATGAGAACAAAATGCAATTTTTGCTTACAGACTAACATTGTTGTTTATAATTTACAATTAACAGGATatgaaatctttatttttttagggtATTCGAAGAACACATAACAGCCGTAGCAACACCGGAGCTGTTCCAGTTCTCCCCGACGTTCTGCCACGTTCACGTACCACGTTCTCTCGTTCTGCCACGGGACGTTGTAGCTCGTGTTCTGAAGTTCACCCAAAGGCAAACTACACCTTCAAGTGCTTTGTGCAACGCGTGTACCTCAGGCAGATTATTCCACAGTCCACTCTCATCCTGCTGTGTTGGCAACCACAGGACCGtatacaaaatcataattatttccattttAATTACGTTCGACGATAAATACTGCCAGTGttggagcaaggtctatataagtatctatataagtacttatatagaccttgtgttgGAGCATTATCAATAGAGGATGTCGGATTATGATACGTATGATTTTAAGAAATATTGTCTACTACTGTACCATGGTGGTGCTTTTGGTCTTCATGATAATGTAATGGTTTTCGCAAAGGACAGAATATGGGACAGTGCtgtagcaaaagaaagagaagaagaaatgagagatatATAGGACAgcaaaaggagagataagaaagaatatcGGACAAAGTTACAGCAAAAAGGGGAGAAATAAGTGAGAGAATATTAAACAAAACCAcaacataagaagaagaaataggagagaatatCGGACACAGctacaacaaaagaagaagaaataagaaaataaagtacaaaGCTACAggaaaagcgagcgagagaaagacaaagcaaaggcaaaagaagaagagataagaaaggataaAGTACAAAGCtacagaagaaggcgaagaaacaagcaagagaaagacaaagctaaagcaaaagaagaagaaataagaaaggataaAGTACAAAGctacaggaaaaggagaagaaacaagcgagagaaagacaaagctaagacaaaagaagaaataagtgaTAGAAGCATCTAAGTAGCTACGTCACGCGGGAACTGGTACTCGTAGGGCCATAGAAGTACCCGGATGAAagcttcatatgtgtgtgtgcgtgtgtgtgtgcgtctgtgtgtgtgtgtgtgtgtgtgtgtgtgtgtgtgtgtgtgtgtgtgtgtgtgtgtgtgtgtgtgtgtgtggtgttcgtTTTCTcccgcgtgtatgtacgtatgcgtttgtttatacatgtatgcgtatatgtgtgtacgcgcaTGCGAGGTAGATGGACATGAGCGTCTTTTAATAAGTTTagaatttacagaaaaaaaactggaaacgaaaagaagaaaaaaaacatgtttttgTAAGCATGTGAAAAGGTGTGAAAATAACTTGTCTTGCATCTGGCACGCAGACGAGCCTCACTTCCCATAACCTGGAAAAGAAGAATTATTTGAATATACATCTTCGTAATAGCACTAATGGCatgtagagagacaaagagagagatagagagagagagagagagaaagagagagagagagagagatagagagtgagagagagatagagagtgagagagagatagagagtgagagagagatagagagtgagagagagagagagagagagagaaagaaagagagacagaaagagagatagagagtgaaagagagagagagagagcgaaaaagagagagacagagagacagagacagagagagagagagagagagagacagagacagagagagagagagaggggcgaggaggcgaACGAgaagagaataacagaaaaagaaggggagaaaaaaagcatcaccatcatcattatcatcaccatcattatcatgaccatcaccattatcatagcaGTCGTTGTTTATTTCCTTATATCTATCCAATGCTACAATTTTTacgattatcatttcattaccaaATTGTaactgataacaacgataatcacaGATATAACATCAGCAATAGTACAACATTAATAGGAATAATATCAgaggtattaatggtaataatgttattacaactacaacaaagtaactgctgttgttactgtacctactattacttttacaattatgattataacaagtatgacaattttgatgataatgatgatgatgataataataatacgaaaagcataatgaaaataataactaatgataataataataataatgataataataataataataacaataatgataataataataacaataataacaatgacaaacacagtaatgattataaagatgataatataaatgatgataatagcaatatcataataataacagtaatgtcatcataataataataataagaagaagaagaaaataatgataatgataataataataaagtttagcaataacaatggctatgctaataataataataataataataataataataataataataataataataataataataataataataataatgataatgataataataataataatgataataataataataataataataataataataataataataataataataataataataataataataataataacaataataataatgatgtaataaaaatTGTGATAACAATTCATCACACGGGAGATGCAGCATCAAATGAAGGACGTTTAAAACCCACCTTTTATGAACAGCGGTCAAGTGAAACATACTTTAAACCCACCTTTGACAGCGCTGTGGCAATCCTTCGTGACGGTGACGTAATCTTCCACCTCCACTGTGAACGTCACGTATTTTGTCTGAAGTTCTGTGGTCGTCACTCGCTCTGTGGTCGTGACGTGTTGGGGAACgaattctgtttctgtctctgtgactTCCTGTTTAGGGGTAAAGGGTTAAGTGAAGAAGtagcatttggcttcatttcgcaactgattttttcttttcttttcgtttcttcttcctttctttaatcttGTTTCACGTGTTTATCGACTGACTCTAAAGATGGGATTAAAATGCCTCTCGAAGGTGGAAGTTTAAtgatttcatgatgatgatggaagttgCGATTCACTGCAATCAAATCATATTTTGCTTTTAGCCGAGTGCATACCAATACTGTGATTTTTTTAATTAAACATTTTAGCTGATATTATAAGGCCTGTGAATATATCAAATATGAAATGAGTTACTCTTTGTCGAATATCTTCTCCATCTATTTAAACAAATTCTCTAGACTATTTTTTATCTGGAACTGAAGTGTAACAGAAGTGAATCATTTGTAAACCTAGTTTTACTACTCAAAACCATTCATAAGTATTGCTCATGccaagaaaattggaaaaaaggCCTTGTATGTTCTTTAAACACATTCTGATGAAAAGTCCATAAATGATTAATAGGAGGTCTAGGGTTCGAAAAGGAATCAAGACAACAGTCGAAACAGtcgaaagtgagtgagtgagtgagtgagagagagagagagagagagagagagagagagagagagagagagagagagagagagagagagagagagagagagagagagagagagagagagagagagagagaaagagaaagaaagaaagaaaaaataaagagagagagagagagagagaaagaaagaaagaaaaataaagagagagagagagaaagagaaagaaagaaagaaaaataaagagagagagagagagagaaagaaagaaagaaaaatagagagagagagatcgcattTCTTCCCACCTGCAGGTCCGTGACGGTCTCGGTGCGATGGAGAGTCGAGGTCTCCGTGACATATTCGGTCTCCGTGACGTAAGTGGGTTCCAGGACAGTCGAGAGGAGCGTGTGGTGATCGGTGGCCGTCGTGGTGATGTAAGTCGGGACGGAAATTGTCACGGTGGGCAGGGGTGGGCACGTCTGGgtaaaaaggagaagagtaagaggagggtcTTCAAGAAATCGacgcatacaccccccccccgcctcgctcACCTCTGGTTTCAACAGAATGAGAAGCTCCGGACAGTTTATTGGGAAGAAACAGACgcacaactaaaaaaaaacaaaaaaaaaaaaaaaaaaaaaaaaaaaaacgaatgatgtGCTAACTGAACGTGTCATTTCCatcgaattattatttttctttttatcgaagCGCGTCTATTACACATCTTGCACTGGCTGAGTTATCTATTCGTATGCCTCCATTGACAGCAATGTCTAGTCACTTCACGTACCTGCAATTCGAGTAAATTTCTGAAACCAACTTGAAATGGAtatacaatgagagagagagagagggggaaagagagagagagagagagagagagagagagacagagacagagacagagagagagagagagagagagagagagtgagtgagagaaagagagaaaaaaagaaagaaagaggaagaggacgatggagagagagagaaagaagggcgagGAGGCCAACAagaagagaatgacagaaaaaggagaagaaagaaaatgaccagGAAGGTACCACACCTCTTTCCTGGACTCAGCTGGGTAGACGTGTTCCGTTTGATGCTCTGAAACCTGTCCCATCTCCCCTTGCTGTTGGTGATGCTGCGAGATCTGTTCTGTTTCACCAATCGAATCATTTTGCTGTTTTTCCTCTTCGCCTTCCCGGTGCTGTGACGCTTGTGCTGTTTCCTGTCCTTGTTGGTGAAGCTGTGAATCCGTATTTGTGCTCTCCTTCTGCGAAATCGGTTGTGTTTGCTCCTCCTGTTGGGGAAGCTGTGAAACTTGTTGGTGATGCTGTGAAACCTGCTGTGTTTCTTCTACCTGTTGGTGATTCTGTGAAACCTGCTGTGTTTCCTTGTTCTGTTGATTGTGCTGCGAAACTTGTTGTTGGTGAAGCTGTGAAACTTGCTGTGTTTCCTCTTCCTGCTGGCGATGCTGTGAAACTTGCTGGGTTTCTTCTACCTGCTGGTGATGCTGTGAAACTTGTTTGTGAAGCTGTGAAACTTGCTGTGTTTCTTCCTCCTGCTGGTGATGCTGTGAAACCTGCTGTGTTTCCTTGTTCTGTTGATTGTGCTGTGAAACTTGTTGGTGAAGCTGAGAAACTTCCTGTGTTTCCTCTTCCTGCTGGTGATGCTGTAAAACTTGCTGTGTTTCTTGTACCTGTTGGTGATGCTGTGAAACTTGCTGTGTTTCCTCTTCCTGATGGTGATGCTGTGAAACTTGCTGTGTTTCTTCCTCCTGCTGGTGATGCTGTGAAACTTGCTGTGTTTCTTCCTCCTGTTGGTGATGCTGTGAAACTTGTTGGTGAAGCTGTGAAACTTCCTGTGTTTCCTCTTCCTGCTGGTGATGCTGTGAAACTTGCTGTGTTTCTTCCTC contains:
- the LOC113827337 gene encoding transcription factor SPT20 homolog isoform X1; protein product: MKFSPLLLLAVVPSLALGYGIGRRDPQDKVELLQEIEQVSQLHQQVEETQQVSQHHQVSQLHQQEELHQQEEETQEVSQHHQQEEETQQVSQHHQQEMETQQVSQHHQQEEETQQVLQHHQQEEETQDVSQLHQQVSQHNQQDKETQQVSQNHQQVEETQQVSQHQQEEETQEVSQLHQQEEETQDVSQHHQQVEETQQVSQHHQQVEETQQVSQHHQQVEETQQVSQHHQQEEETQQVSQHHQQEEETQEVSQLHQQVSQHHQQEEETQQVSQHHQQEEETQQVSQHHHQEEETQQVSQHHQQVQETQQVLQHHQQEEETQEVSQLHQQVSQHNQQNKETQQVSQHHQQEEETQQVSQLHKQVSQHHQQVEETQQVSQHRQQEEETQQVSQLHQQQVSQHNQQNKETQQVSQNHQQVEETQQVSQHHQQVSQLPQQEEQTQPISQKESTNTDSQLHQQGQETAQASQHREGEEEKQQNDSIGETEQISQHHQQQGEMGQVSEHQTEHVYPAESRKETCPPLPTVTISVPTYITTTATDHHTLLSTVLEPTYVTETEYVTETSTLHRTETVTDLQEVTETETEFVPQHVTTTERVTTTELQTKYVTFTVEVEDYVTVTKDCHSAVKGYGK
- the LOC113827337 gene encoding involucrin isoform X2, whose product is MKFSPLLLLAVVPSLALGYGIGRRDPQDKVELLQEIEQVSQLHQQVEETQQVSQHHQVSQLHQQEELHQQEEETQEVSQHHQQEEETQQVSQHHQQEMETQQVSQHHQQEEETQQVLQHHQQEEETQDVSQLHQQVSQHNQQDKETQQVSQNHQQEEETQQVSQHHQQEEETQEVSQLHQQVSQHHQQEEETQQVSQHHQQEEETQQVSQHHHQEEETQQVSQHHQQVQETQQVLQHHQQEEETQEVSQLHQQVSQHNQQNKETQQVSQHHQQEEETQQVSQLHKQVSQHHQQVEETQQVSQHRQQEEETQQVSQLHQQQVSQHNQQNKETQQVSQNHQQVEETQQVSQHHQQVSQLPQQEEQTQPISQKESTNTDSQLHQQGQETAQASQHREGEEEKQQNDSIGETEQISQHHQQQGEMGQVSEHQTEHVYPAESRKETCPPLPTVTISVPTYITTTATDHHTLLSTVLEPTYVTETEYVTETSTLHRTETVTDLQEVTETETEFVPQHVTTTERVTTTELQTKYVTFTVEVEDYVTVTKDCHSAVKGYGK